CGTCCAACGCATATTTTGCTATGAGGACTATGAGAACCGAGAAGAAGACTGCACGTGCGATAGCTTGATCAGCCATCAAGCACAATTTCTTCAACGAATCATTTGCGTCTTCAGTATCGGCCCGGTGTTATTGAGCGCCACGGCAGAAGGAAATGAGATAGCTGGTCGACTAGCAGTACGTATGGGTTCAGGAGTCCTTACTGACGTCACCGGAATTGATACTGAAGGAATAGGTGAGCAATCTATTTTCGGCGACCGGATTATTACTCACTCCGCAGTTAAAGGGCTCAATCCGGTCTACACTCTGCGCCCCGGAGCCGTTTCTCCCCGTATCGCTGCCGTTCCTGGAGCCGCTGAACTATGCGAAGTGATGTTTATCCCCCGTGAACATCTCGGGGGACATGTGGTGTCTTTTACCCCCGCTCCTCCTACCGACCGACCTGAGCTTAGTCAAGTGAAAACAGTGGTAGCAGCAGGTCGAGGAATAGGTAAAGAACAGCACCTGCACGACCTCATTGAACCCTTGGCAGATAGCCTGGGTGCAGCGGTGGGGGTGACTCGTGATGTCGTGGACCTGGGGTGGTATCCGACGCAATATCAGATCGGTCACACCGGTGTGAGCATTTCGCCGGACCTCTACCTAGCTGTTGGTGTGTCTGGGGCTAATCACCATACCTCCGGCATACAAAGTTCCGGCACTATTATCGCTATTAACAACGATGAAGATGCCCCTATTTTCCAGATTGCTGATCTTGGTGTTATTGGGGATCTTTTCACTATTATTCCGGAGCTAACTAAAGAAATTCAGACCCGTCTATGAGTATCTATCTTGATCATGCAGCGACTACTCCGATCCGTGAGGTAGCACTTCGAGAGCTAGTGGACAAAGCGAGAATGCTGAATCCTGGGGGGCAATATGCCTCTGGCCGGGCAGCGCGCCGAGTACTTGATGACGCCCGCGAAAAAGTGGCGTTTTTGCTTGGCGCTGATCCTGCAGAGGTGATTTTTACTGCTTCCGGTACAGAATCAGACAATATTGCGGTACAAGGGTTGTATTTCGCCTCAGAGAACAATCGAGTGGTATCTACCCCCGTTGAACATTCCGCAGTTAAAGATACCGTTAGCCAACTTCCTGGAGCTCAGATTGATCTGATGCCGGTCGATAGCACCGGGCATATCAATGATGTATCCGCCGTCGAAACTCCAGCCGCCCTGGCGTGCTGTATGTGGGCTAATAATGAAACCGGGGCAGTGCAGCCGATCGCCCAGATTGCCCAGAAGGCAGCAGACAGCGGAACCCCAGTCCATATTGATGCGGTTCAAGTAGTAGGGAAATTCCCCATTGATTTCCATGAGCTGGGAATTACTACCCTAGCCGCCAGCGCCCACAAATTTGGTGGACCACGTGGAGTAGGAATACTGTTGGCGCGACGTTCCCCGGCGCCGAAGGCCATCATCCATGGGGGAGGGCAAGAGCGGGCACTGCGGCCAGGCACCGTCAATGTAGCCGGAGCTGCAGCCTTAGCCGCCGCCTTAGAGGAGTCTTTAGCTGAGCACGAGGTCGAAAACGCTCGCCAGGCGAGATTGAGAGATGAGCTCCGGGATGACATTGTGCACCAGATTCCAGACGTCGTTGTTCATACCCAAGAACCTGCGCTGCCCAGCCATCTTCATCTTTCTTTCCCCGGCGCAGCCGGAGACAGCTTGATCATGTTGCTTGACGCTGCCGGAGTTGAAGCGTCGACGGGATCAGCCTGCTCCCAAGGAGTCAACCGAGCTAGTCATGTATTAGAAGCTATGGGAGTTGCTACCGACACTGCCCGTGGGGCTTTACGGTTGACTCTGGGACGTACAACCACTGAGAACGATATTCGTACCGTGTCAGAGATCCTTCCACGGATTGTTGAGCAGGCGCGACACGCCGGCTTATCCTAGCGGCTGGTCACGTGTTGCGAACAATGCGATGGATAATGTCAAGGACTTCCACGTTACAGCGTGGTAGGTGTGAGTGCTTAACCTTATCCACCTCAGTGATGTCACCGAGGCGCGAAGACCAGCCAGGAACCACCTGATCTGTGGGAGAAACCACAGAAAAGATAGGAGTATCAGGCAATTGTGGTGGTTGTGGCCGGTGACGAACCAGTTGATGAAAAGCCGGACCTAGGAGCGGGAGTAAATAGCGTTTCATATTCCACCAGGGGTGCGGGGGGACACCTAGGTAGGCGGCGCCTAAACCAATGAGGCCGCTTATTCGTGACTGGAAATCCGGATGCCGAGCCAGGCGCAAACCTATGAGGCCGCCCAAGGAATGGCCGATAATGATAAATTCCTGACTACCTGGAAGCTGTCGCCGGATTTGGTGAGCTACGTCTCGGACACACAAGCTCAAATCCGCGGTGCCGAAGTGACCGTAGCTTAAGGGGTAAGCCTGATAGCCGTGGCGGTGAAGTTCTCGGACTAAAGATCGGAACACCCACGGCCCAGAAAGCGTGCCGTGTAGGAGAACAATCGACGGCGGCGGGGAATCGGGGATGCGCACAGGAACAATTCTCTTTCGTGAATCTGGCAAATTGCTGGGGGAAGACTGGTTAGGAATTGCCTAAAACTCTTGCCTCATCGCTGGTTACCTTAAAGATTTCTGTGAAACGAGTGCAGACTGCCTCATCACCTGGAAGCGAAAACGATTTGTGATTACTCTGAGTCGCTGTGGATAGAATCGGTTTGATTTCTTTGACGGACCATAAAGCGGCTTTTGCGATAGCTCTATTAGTAGGCATTCCTCTTGTTACTCTCTTTGTTATTGGTTTAAAAAAAGAGCGTCGGATGGTGTTTCTTGGGGTCATCGTTGCTGCTCTCTGCGGCGCTGTGGCGGTATGGGCGTTCATTGAAAAGGTTTGGCATCCGTTTCCAGATTCAATTCCCGTGCAAGTCTACGCCGGCGGGGCAGTAGCGCTGGCTATGTATCTTGGGGCGCTGGTGTTTAAACGTCGCCGCATTCTGTGCTTTTTCTTGGCCATCTGTGCCACGGGTGGGGCCTGGGGAATAGCGAACTTGCATTACCAAGAGTATCCGACTGCCAGGTCTTTGGATCCGCAGCCAATTAGTCGGAGGATGGATTTCGCTACGTTCCAAAAATTGGTTGCAGCGCCGACCTTAGATGGGCGTCAAGTGGGGGCCCTGGTGCAGGTTCCCTTGGCGGGGTATCCGGCCCAGGACGGGGGGTCTGGCTATCCTGCTCGAAATGCTTTTGCGTACATTCCGCCAGCGTACTGGACCCATCCGGCGATTAATCTCCCGGTGGTGGTGTTGTTGGCAGGGAATCCCGGAGAACCAGAACAGTGGTTTACCACTGCAGAAGGAGAAGCTACGGTTGATGAATTCCAAGCCAATCATGATGGAATTTCACCGATTGTCATTAGCGTTGATGGTACCGGGAGTTGGACGGGAAACCCTATTTGTGTCGATGGCCCGGATTTAAAGGTCCAGAGTTATTTGGCACGCGACGTACCGCGGCTGATTAAAGAAAGATTCCGTGTCAACCCCGACACTAAGACCTGGACCATCGGTGGTTTTAGTTATGGTGGCACCTGCTCCTTACAAGTGGTGACCAACGCTCCCGACGTCTACGGCAGCTTCCTTGATTTTTCCGGACAGGCAGAACCAACCCTGGGAGATCATAAACAAACCGTGGATACTTTCTTTGGCTCCAATGAGCAGGCCTATCAGGCAGTAAACCCAGAAACGTTGTTACGCAACGCTGAAGCGAAGAAAAGCTACTCTGGGATAGCAGGAAAGTTTATTGCTGGGGAAGATGACCATGAATCGGTGGCTGCCCTCCAGCACTTAAATGATTTGGCAGGAAAAGCCGGGATGGTGACTGAATTCCAAACCCTTCCAGGGGCACACTCCTTCAGAGTTTGGCGCGTGGCTCTGAGAGAAACTCTAGGGTGGGCGGCACAACGAGGAGGTTTATCAGCATGATCACCACTGTCCTAGGACAGTTAGCATCTGCCGTGAAGTGGGGATGTAAGCAACTTCTCCACACCCCGGTGAGCCTGGCTCTCATTGTGGTGATGTGGGGTTTGCACATAGTGTTTATCTCCTATCCCGAGGGTTTGGTTCCCTACCTTGGCCTTGGGATGCCGTATGAGATTGACAATTGGCACATCTTGATCTGCGGACTTACAACGTCGCAGCTTGGCAGCACAGCGATTGCTACGTTGGGAGTATTGGTTCTTGCTATTCCAGCAGAACGTATCCTAGGTAGCTTTAAGTTTGGCCTGACTGCGATCATTCTTCACCTTGTTGTCACCCCAGCGGCAATGATTAGTGCTCGCTCAGTAGAAGAAACCGGATTGAATTGGTGGGGAAATGATCTCTTAGACTCCACCTTGCTCTCTCCGGTCGGTTGGATTTTCGGTACCGCAGCTTTTGCCTCGGCGTGGATGAGTGTGCTCTGGCAGCGTCGCACCCGCATGGTGCTTTTGGCTTTGAGTCTGACCTTGGTGCTGTACTCAGGAACGCTATCTGACGCCGTGGCATTAACTGCAGCGATATTCGGTATCGCTTCCGGGATGGTCATTCATCCCAATTCAGTCCAGATGCGGCTGGCTGCGTCTCGACGGGAATCCCGGTTGCTACTTGCCGTCATGATGTTGTGCACCACCTTAGGG
This genomic interval from Corynebacterium poyangense contains the following:
- a CDS encoding electron transfer flavoprotein subunit alpha/FixB family protein produces the protein MSNINVFVEHYDGKLSPSCAELCTVARELGEVNAYVYGSKEQAQVFQETLAALGVQRIFCYEDYENREEDCTCDSLISHQAQFLQRIICVFSIGPVLLSATAEGNEIAGRLAVRMGSGVLTDVTGIDTEGIGEQSIFGDRIITHSAVKGLNPVYTLRPGAVSPRIAAVPGAAELCEVMFIPREHLGGHVVSFTPAPPTDRPELSQVKTVVAAGRGIGKEQHLHDLIEPLADSLGAAVGVTRDVVDLGWYPTQYQIGHTGVSISPDLYLAVGVSGANHHTSGIQSSGTIIAINNDEDAPIFQIADLGVIGDLFTIIPELTKEIQTRL
- a CDS encoding cysteine desulfurase family protein, producing the protein MSIYLDHAATTPIREVALRELVDKARMLNPGGQYASGRAARRVLDDAREKVAFLLGADPAEVIFTASGTESDNIAVQGLYFASENNRVVSTPVEHSAVKDTVSQLPGAQIDLMPVDSTGHINDVSAVETPAALACCMWANNETGAVQPIAQIAQKAADSGTPVHIDAVQVVGKFPIDFHELGITTLAASAHKFGGPRGVGILLARRSPAPKAIIHGGGQERALRPGTVNVAGAAALAAALEESLAEHEVENARQARLRDELRDDIVHQIPDVVVHTQEPALPSHLHLSFPGAAGDSLIMLLDAAGVEASTGSACSQGVNRASHVLEAMGVATDTARGALRLTLGRTTTENDIRTVSEILPRIVEQARHAGLS
- a CDS encoding esterase/lipase family protein; translation: MRIPDSPPPSIVLLHGTLSGPWVFRSLVRELHRHGYQAYPLSYGHFGTADLSLCVRDVAHQIRRQLPGSQEFIIIGHSLGGLIGLRLARHPDFQSRISGLIGLGAAYLGVPPHPWWNMKRYLLPLLGPAFHQLVRHRPQPPQLPDTPIFSVVSPTDQVVPGWSSRLGDITEVDKVKHSHLPRCNVEVLDIIHRIVRNT
- a CDS encoding alpha/beta hydrolase — its product is MDRIGLISLTDHKAAFAIALLVGIPLVTLFVIGLKKERRMVFLGVIVAALCGAVAVWAFIEKVWHPFPDSIPVQVYAGGAVALAMYLGALVFKRRRILCFFLAICATGGAWGIANLHYQEYPTARSLDPQPISRRMDFATFQKLVAAPTLDGRQVGALVQVPLAGYPAQDGGSGYPARNAFAYIPPAYWTHPAINLPVVVLLAGNPGEPEQWFTTAEGEATVDEFQANHDGISPIVISVDGTGSWTGNPICVDGPDLKVQSYLARDVPRLIKERFRVNPDTKTWTIGGFSYGGTCSLQVVTNAPDVYGSFLDFSGQAEPTLGDHKQTVDTFFGSNEQAYQAVNPETLLRNAEAKKSYSGIAGKFIAGEDDHESVAALQHLNDLAGKAGMVTEFQTLPGAHSFRVWRVALRETLGWAAQRGGLSA